In Clupea harengus chromosome 1, Ch_v2.0.2, whole genome shotgun sequence, one DNA window encodes the following:
- the LOC116219610 gene encoding laminin subunit alpha-5-like, giving the protein MTFQIIARANDGGGDYTVSIAISHNLCDSFHTVSVYKQKNSIKLELDFKSRHVRGPLAASYSSSLDSLYFGGIPGDLQAQHVPVRRSYVGCLRDVRLNGEDVSLGSLYTPHGPVSLQGCPVN; this is encoded by the exons ATGACATTTCAGATAATTGCTCGGGCaaatgatggaggaggagactACACCGTGTCGATAGCTATCTCACACAACCTCTGTGACTCTTTCCACACTGTCTCAG tgtacaaacagaaaaactcCATCAAGCTGGAACTAGACTTTAAATCCAGACATGTCAGAGGACCTTTGGCAGCCTCCTACTCCAGCTCCCTGGACTCCTTGTATTTTGGGGGCATACCGG GGGACCTCCAGGCTCAGCACGTCCCAGTGAGGCGGTCTTATGTGGGCTGTCTTCGGGACGTGCGGCTGAACGGAGAAGACGTCTCGCTTGGGTCCCTCTACACGCCACACGGCCCAGTGAGCCTGCAGGGGTGCCCTGTAAACTAA